One part of the Tunicatimonas pelagia genome encodes these proteins:
- a CDS encoding substrate import-associated zinc metallohydrolase lipoprotein, with protein MKMLRYIYYLPLLILFACNGDNELNVPVREIEPSNNPLDVFIRENFTDPYGVAVRYRYVDRYVDPSNRVTPPRQELVQPTLDFLTEYWINPYKEIANGEEYFRNTVPAEVVLIGSLIYAGDGLVVLGTADAGARITLTDVNSIDLENQEWLFRQLGTIYHEYAHIMHQLFDLPPGFEEISPQGYTSRGSWFTLDDSEALRRGFVSPYGTSDVNEDFAEVVAFLLYEPNFFSEYVEDENCFDEACLERNQGRALLRTKYNAIVEHYQRNVGVDLLQLRARIQERLQ; from the coding sequence ATGAAGATGCTACGCTATATCTATTATTTGCCATTACTAATCTTATTCGCCTGTAATGGCGATAACGAACTAAATGTTCCCGTTCGGGAGATTGAGCCTTCCAATAACCCATTGGATGTTTTTATTCGCGAAAACTTTACCGACCCCTACGGAGTAGCAGTACGCTATCGCTACGTAGACCGCTACGTGGATCCTAGCAATCGGGTAACTCCTCCCCGCCAAGAGCTAGTGCAACCTACGTTGGATTTTCTGACTGAGTATTGGATCAATCCGTACAAAGAAATTGCTAATGGTGAGGAGTACTTTAGAAATACGGTGCCCGCCGAAGTGGTGCTAATCGGTTCACTAATTTATGCTGGCGATGGTTTAGTGGTACTGGGTACAGCCGATGCCGGAGCCCGTATTACCTTAACCGATGTCAACTCTATTGACTTAGAGAATCAGGAATGGCTGTTTCGTCAGCTCGGCACAATCTACCATGAGTACGCCCACATTATGCATCAGTTATTTGATCTACCTCCTGGTTTTGAGGAAATATCTCCGCAAGGGTATACTTCGCGTGGTTCGTGGTTCACACTTGATGATAGTGAGGCACTACGACGAGGCTTTGTTTCTCCCTACGGCACCAGCGACGTAAACGAAGACTTTGCTGAAGTAGTGGCCTTCTTGCTTTACGAACCCAATTTTTTTAGCGAATACGTTGAAGACGAAAACTGTTTTGATGAAGCTTGCCTAGAGCGAAACCAGGGGCGGGCATTGCTGCGAACTAAGTATAATGCTATTGTAGAACATTACCAGCGAAACGTAGGAGTAGACTTGTTACAGCTCCGAGCCCGGATACAAGAACGATTGCAATGA
- the rpsA gene encoding 30S ribosomal protein S1 — protein sequence MAETQVQEEFDWDQADNKGFGEEYSEEEKAHMAEMYNDTLTQINEKEVVSGTVVGVNDRDVILNIGFKSDGLVSISEFRDLDDLKVGDEVEVYIEEQEDKRGQLILSRKKAKIVRAWEKIQHALDFDEVIEGTVKRRTKGGLICDIYGVEAFLPGSQIDVKPIRDFDVFVGKKMEVKVVKINYANDNVVVSHKVLIEKDLEEQKARILNNLEKGQVLEGIIKNMTNFGVFIDLGGVDGLLHITDISWGRINHPEEVLNLDEKVNVVVLDFDDEKKRISLGMKQLTPHPWDSLAEEIQVGSKVHGKIVNVADYGAFLEIMPGVEGLIHVSEMSWSQHLRNPQDFINIGDELDAVVLTLDREERKMSLGIKQLTEDPWTKADVLTKYAIGTTHSGIVRNLTNFGLFLELEEGIDGLVHVSDLSWTKKIKHPSEFVKVGDNLEVKVLELDVDNRRLALGHKQLEENPWDTFADLFPVGSVHKGTITTKMDKGALVELQYGIEGFAGSKHLVKEDGSEPEVGEAIDFRVVDFSKDDKRIVLSHTATYREVEVKKAASKPTRSASTSNSNNEAERSTLGDLEALSNLKEQMKQDEKSNK from the coding sequence ATGGCAGAAACGCAAGTACAAGAAGAGTTTGATTGGGATCAGGCCGATAACAAAGGCTTTGGCGAAGAATACTCTGAAGAAGAAAAAGCCCACATGGCCGAAATGTACAACGACACTCTTACTCAGATCAATGAGAAAGAAGTGGTCAGTGGTACGGTAGTGGGAGTTAACGATCGCGACGTTATTTTGAATATCGGTTTTAAGTCCGATGGATTGGTTTCTATTTCTGAATTCCGCGACCTTGATGATCTGAAGGTAGGGGACGAAGTAGAAGTATATATCGAAGAGCAAGAAGACAAGCGAGGTCAGCTAATCTTATCTCGTAAAAAGGCGAAGATTGTGCGCGCTTGGGAGAAAATTCAGCACGCGCTAGATTTTGACGAAGTAATTGAAGGTACGGTAAAGCGTCGTACCAAAGGTGGTTTGATCTGCGACATCTACGGAGTAGAAGCTTTCTTACCTGGCTCCCAAATTGATGTGAAGCCCATTCGCGACTTTGATGTGTTCGTGGGTAAGAAGATGGAAGTGAAGGTGGTAAAGATTAACTACGCCAACGATAACGTAGTAGTATCGCACAAGGTACTGATTGAGAAAGACCTAGAAGAGCAAAAAGCCCGTATCCTCAACAATCTGGAGAAAGGTCAGGTGCTCGAAGGTATTATCAAGAACATGACCAATTTTGGGGTGTTCATCGATCTAGGTGGAGTAGATGGCTTACTGCACATCACGGACATTTCTTGGGGGCGCATCAATCATCCCGAAGAAGTGCTTAACTTAGATGAGAAGGTGAATGTAGTAGTACTGGATTTTGATGATGAGAAGAAGCGTATTTCGCTCGGAATGAAGCAGCTTACGCCTCATCCGTGGGATTCGCTAGCCGAAGAAATTCAGGTAGGTAGCAAAGTTCACGGCAAAATTGTCAATGTAGCTGACTACGGAGCATTTCTAGAAATTATGCCCGGTGTAGAAGGGCTGATTCACGTTTCTGAAATGTCGTGGTCGCAGCACCTTCGCAATCCACAAGATTTTATTAACATTGGCGACGAGCTAGATGCTGTAGTGCTTACGCTAGACCGCGAGGAGCGCAAGATGTCGTTAGGCATTAAGCAGCTAACCGAAGATCCGTGGACGAAGGCTGATGTACTAACGAAGTACGCGATTGGCACTACGCACAGCGGTATTGTACGTAACCTAACCAACTTTGGCCTGTTCTTAGAGCTAGAGGAGGGTATTGACGGGTTAGTACACGTTTCTGATCTGAGCTGGACGAAGAAGATTAAACACCCTTCAGAGTTTGTAAAAGTGGGTGATAACCTAGAGGTGAAGGTGCTGGAGCTTGACGTAGATAACCGTCGTTTGGCACTGGGTCATAAGCAGCTAGAAGAAAATCCGTGGGATACTTTTGCTGATCTGTTCCCAGTTGGTTCTGTGCATAAAGGTACGATCACGACCAAGATGGATAAAGGAGCATTAGTTGAGTTACAGTACGGAATTGAAGGCTTTGCCGGAAGTAAGCATTTGGTTAAAGAAGATGGTAGCGAACCCGAGGTGGGAGAGGCTATTGACTTCCGAGTAGTTGATTTCTCCAAGGACGATAAGCGTATTGTGCTTTCGCACACGGCAACCTATCGTGAGGTGGAGGTGAAGAAAGCTGCATCAAAACCCACACGCTCTGCTTCTACTTCTAATAGTAATAACGAAGCTGAACGGTCTACGTTAGGTGATTTAGAAGCTCTATCTAATCTGAAAGAGCAAATGAAGCAAGACGAAAAGTCCAATAAATAG
- a CDS encoding OmpA family protein, protein MSLGTTLNNHFTEDILAEELPPGVYLVVGAFEYEDNAKKYTEHVAERGLSAQYAFYPKSGYFYVYTSSAISAEEVTSAYQELRTSQEFSEAWILVAEEDHLEVEWENSAAEESSSADTWDDPISEPLARLENLQDSTPAAETIPSPVSPVNTKEQNSDKIEKLSQKPILHMKFQATQEDNEQSVVATVQVVEGARSRNLGEVSTDEVLSVDKTEVLDSALQIIPYAMGYRKVQFDLPLNLSSTDSAWQLIQYEGDTLVMDMPLQRLEKGDIQIMFNTYFYGNSSVMRERSRYEMNELVKMLKEKPDMRIKLHGHTNGSGRGFIYIYSPESKNFFDLIQNKEHKKNGVGSIKLSALRTETIKSYLEHKGISGDRIETQGWGGKRMIYPNDTPLSKHNIRVEIEVL, encoded by the coding sequence ATGTCTCTTGGTACTACGTTGAATAATCATTTTACTGAAGATATTTTAGCTGAAGAACTACCACCAGGTGTCTATTTGGTAGTGGGGGCATTTGAGTACGAAGATAATGCTAAAAAGTATACTGAGCATGTTGCCGAACGGGGTCTTTCGGCGCAATACGCATTCTATCCTAAATCAGGTTATTTCTACGTGTATACTTCCTCAGCAATATCTGCGGAGGAAGTGACTTCTGCTTACCAAGAACTTCGAACCAGTCAAGAGTTTAGTGAAGCTTGGATTCTAGTAGCTGAGGAAGATCATTTGGAAGTTGAGTGGGAGAACTCGGCGGCTGAAGAAAGTAGTTCGGCAGATACTTGGGATGACCCGATCAGCGAACCTCTGGCTCGTTTGGAGAACCTGCAAGATAGCACACCTGCTGCTGAAACCATTCCTTCTCCGGTTTCACCAGTAAACACCAAGGAGCAGAATAGTGATAAGATTGAGAAGTTGAGTCAAAAACCTATCCTTCATATGAAATTTCAGGCTACTCAAGAAGATAATGAGCAGTCCGTTGTCGCTACTGTACAAGTAGTAGAAGGGGCTCGCTCCCGAAATTTGGGTGAGGTTTCTACCGATGAGGTACTGAGTGTAGATAAAACTGAAGTACTGGATAGTGCTCTTCAAATTATTCCCTACGCAATGGGGTATCGTAAAGTGCAGTTTGATCTTCCCTTAAACCTAAGCAGTACTGATTCTGCTTGGCAATTAATTCAATACGAAGGAGATACACTAGTAATGGATATGCCATTACAACGCCTGGAGAAAGGAGATATCCAAATTATGTTCAATACCTATTTTTACGGCAACTCTTCGGTAATGCGGGAACGCTCTCGCTACGAAATGAATGAGTTAGTTAAAATGCTAAAGGAGAAACCCGATATGCGAATTAAGCTACACGGACACACCAATGGGTCGGGCCGGGGGTTTATCTACATATACTCGCCGGAATCGAAGAACTTCTTTGACCTGATTCAGAATAAGGAGCATAAAAAGAACGGGGTCGGTTCTATCAAACTATCTGCCTTACGAACGGAAACAATTAAGAGCTATCTGGAGCATAAGGGTATTTCTGGCGACCGAATTGAAACCCAGGGCTGGGGTGGAAAGCGTATGATCTATCCCAATGATACTCCTCTGTCTAAGCATAATATTCGGGTAGAAATAGAAGTGCTGTGA
- a CDS encoding M28 family metallopeptidase, whose protein sequence is MKKAFFDSGCHLFFILGTPLILFTLVIIVGCRSESEENSVDAPLDRAITEPGLQKHIQTLASDEFEGRMPFTEGEKKTIQYLENAFNTIGLEPGNGDSYFQAVPLVEIAAVPEETMVVEGAGETVELNYREDFVALTRRVTDRVEVGNSELVFCGFGIVAPEYNWNDYKGIDMTGKTAVVLVNDPGFGTSDSALFKGNTMTYYGRWTYKYEEAARQGAEGVIIIHNTAPAGYAWNVVQSSWTGNALYLRSENGNQSRCAFEGWVSQQSARQLLELANIENYLGQARTPGFRPIPMGLAINLKLNVTYKEATSQNVVAKRTGSERPNEYIIYSAHWDHLGVGKPINGDSIYNGALDNASGTAVLLEVANAFSQLEKAPDRTVVFLAVTAEEQGLLGSAYYAENPIYPVNQTVANINMDGIHFRGSMKDLTIVGYGQSELDDYAEAVAREQDRYVIPDPNAEKGYFFRSDHFSFAKVGIPALYASGEYEQAEQGVEWTQAKMEEWTQRDYHQPSDEYNESEWNLAGMVQDAHLLFKVGYRISNEETFPRWKEGSEFKAIREESLSSP, encoded by the coding sequence ATGAAAAAAGCTTTTTTTGACTCAGGCTGCCATTTATTTTTTATTTTGGGTACTCCGCTAATCCTATTTACGCTAGTAATAATTGTGGGCTGTCGCTCTGAAAGCGAGGAAAATAGCGTAGATGCACCGCTAGATCGAGCGATAACCGAACCAGGGTTGCAGAAGCATATACAGACATTAGCCTCCGACGAATTTGAGGGGCGTATGCCGTTCACCGAAGGTGAAAAAAAAACCATCCAATATCTTGAAAATGCCTTTAATACTATCGGACTGGAACCGGGCAACGGTGATAGTTATTTTCAGGCAGTTCCGCTGGTAGAAATTGCGGCCGTACCCGAAGAAACAATGGTGGTTGAAGGAGCCGGTGAGACCGTAGAACTAAACTATCGGGAAGACTTTGTAGCGCTAACCCGCCGAGTTACCGATCGTGTTGAGGTTGGTAATTCCGAGTTGGTATTCTGCGGATTCGGTATTGTGGCTCCTGAGTATAACTGGAACGACTACAAAGGAATTGATATGACCGGCAAAACTGCGGTGGTGCTAGTCAACGATCCGGGTTTCGGCACTAGCGATAGTGCGCTATTTAAAGGTAATACCATGACGTACTACGGACGGTGGACCTATAAGTACGAGGAAGCTGCCCGTCAGGGAGCCGAGGGAGTCATTATTATTCACAATACTGCTCCGGCAGGTTACGCTTGGAACGTAGTACAAAGTAGCTGGACGGGCAATGCGCTGTATTTAAGATCAGAAAATGGCAACCAGTCTCGTTGTGCTTTTGAAGGTTGGGTTTCTCAACAATCAGCACGCCAACTGCTGGAGCTAGCTAATATTGAAAACTATCTGGGGCAAGCCCGAACGCCAGGGTTCCGGCCTATTCCGATGGGGTTGGCAATAAATCTTAAACTAAATGTTACGTATAAAGAAGCTACATCCCAGAATGTAGTCGCTAAACGAACCGGTAGCGAACGGCCTAACGAATACATTATCTACTCCGCCCACTGGGATCATCTGGGAGTGGGTAAACCAATCAACGGGGACTCTATTTACAACGGAGCACTTGATAACGCCAGCGGAACTGCCGTATTGCTCGAAGTGGCCAATGCTTTTAGTCAGCTGGAAAAAGCACCCGACCGAACCGTTGTGTTTTTGGCAGTTACGGCCGAAGAACAAGGGTTACTGGGTTCAGCGTATTATGCCGAAAACCCAATCTATCCGGTCAACCAAACCGTAGCGAATATCAATATGGATGGAATCCACTTCCGAGGCTCAATGAAAGATCTGACCATTGTGGGCTACGGTCAATCCGAGTTAGATGACTACGCGGAAGCGGTGGCAAGAGAGCAAGATCGCTACGTGATACCTGACCCCAATGCGGAGAAAGGGTATTTCTTTCGTTCCGATCATTTCAGTTTTGCCAAAGTGGGTATTCCGGCTCTCTACGCCAGTGGCGAGTATGAACAAGCTGAACAAGGCGTAGAGTGGACGCAGGCTAAAATGGAGGAGTGGACTCAGCGCGATTATCATCAGCCTTCTGATGAGTACAATGAAAGCGAATGGAACCTAGCAGGCATGGTGCAAGATGCCCACCTATTATTTAAAGTTGGCTACCGGATTAGCAACGAAGAAACATTTCCTCGGTGGAAAGAGGGCTCCGAGTTCAAAGCCATCCGTGAGGAGTCATTGTCTAGTCCATAG
- a CDS encoding RagB/SusD family nutrient uptake outer membrane protein, translating into MKRNSLQSTVNSPRSLCSILWTIDYRLWTIDYRLWTIDYRLWTIDYRLWTIGLLTILLTGCDDYLDENPDNRVELDNLEKAAQLLTNSYSEAAYNVMNEWMGDQVSYTNGTRKRQNELRIYAWEEVNAEPTNQDTPEFFWSVTYNAIAHANEVLAVIDQLPGDEARRRAVRGEALLARAYGHFMLINLFAKHYDQQTASTDLGIPYVTVPETEFIQTYRRATVQQVYDRIEQDMLAGLELVDATFYANSGKYHFSRESALALASRFYLYKNDFENCIRYSTELLGSDPSFYVKDLADLLAQRTNTDDYIRLRTSPNQEANLLLVRQQTFIYSNVGFYPGRNFYQQMFSDNPFNADDLRRDPAFQFGGVGVDGGLLAAKFERLFQRSSLTSNVGFPYTIFVAFRGEEVLLNRAESYAQFNRIDEAIADLQVLTNHRYEGAPEVTMEIIRQSYRSPPGVPDQNLLLDYIIQQERPKEFIHEGLRWFDIKRYRLAVTHSYPDGSTATLSENDNRKALQIPEAAQEIGELRPNPR; encoded by the coding sequence ATGAAGCGAAATAGTCTACAGTCGACGGTCAATAGTCCACGATCACTTTGTAGTATACTGTGGACTATCGACTATCGACTGTGGACTATCGACTATCGACTGTGGACTATCGACTATCGACTGTGGACTATCGACTATCGACTGTGGACTATAGGACTATTGACTATTCTGCTAACGGGTTGCGACGACTACTTAGATGAAAACCCCGATAACCGGGTGGAGCTGGATAACCTGGAAAAAGCGGCGCAGTTGCTGACGAATTCCTATTCCGAAGCGGCCTACAATGTCATGAATGAGTGGATGGGCGATCAGGTAAGCTACACGAACGGAACCCGCAAGCGGCAAAACGAATTGCGGATTTACGCCTGGGAAGAGGTTAACGCGGAGCCTACTAACCAGGATACACCGGAGTTTTTCTGGAGTGTTACCTACAATGCTATTGCCCACGCCAATGAAGTGCTGGCTGTTATTGACCAGCTACCCGGCGATGAAGCACGGCGACGAGCCGTACGGGGCGAAGCCTTGCTCGCTCGAGCCTACGGCCACTTTATGTTGATAAACTTATTTGCGAAACATTATGATCAGCAGACCGCTAGTACTGACTTGGGTATTCCCTACGTAACCGTTCCCGAAACAGAGTTTATTCAAACCTACCGACGAGCTACGGTACAGCAGGTCTACGACCGAATAGAGCAAGATATGTTGGCCGGGTTAGAACTGGTTGATGCTACGTTCTACGCTAACTCCGGAAAATATCATTTCAGTCGGGAATCTGCACTAGCCCTAGCCTCTCGTTTTTACTTGTATAAGAATGATTTTGAGAACTGTATTCGCTACAGCACGGAGCTGCTGGGCAGCGATCCTAGCTTTTACGTTAAAGATTTGGCCGACCTACTGGCGCAGCGAACCAATACCGATGACTATATCCGCTTACGCACTTCGCCTAACCAGGAAGCCAACCTCTTACTTGTCCGTCAACAAACGTTTATATACAGCAATGTAGGGTTCTATCCGGGTAGAAACTTCTATCAGCAAATGTTTAGCGACAATCCATTTAACGCTGATGACTTACGACGTGACCCAGCTTTTCAGTTTGGCGGGGTTGGAGTAGACGGAGGGTTATTGGCGGCCAAATTTGAGCGACTATTCCAACGGTCGAGCCTTACGTCTAACGTAGGGTTTCCGTATACAATCTTTGTGGCGTTTCGGGGGGAAGAGGTACTACTAAATCGGGCTGAGAGCTATGCCCAGTTCAACCGGATTGATGAGGCGATTGCTGACCTACAGGTGTTGACCAACCATCGGTACGAAGGGGCGCCGGAGGTTACGATGGAAATCATTCGTCAATCTTACCGCTCACCCCCCGGAGTGCCTGATCAGAATTTATTGCTAGATTATATTATACAACAAGAGCGGCCTAAAGAATTTATTCACGAGGGGTTGCGTTGGTTTGATATTAAGCGGTACAGACTGGCGGTGACACATAGCTATCCCGATGGCAGTACGGCTACTTTATCAGAAAACGATAACCGCAAGGCTCTGCAAATTCCTGAAGCTGCCCAAGAAATTGGTGAACTTCGCCCTAATCCCCGCTAA
- a CDS encoding c-type cytochrome, with translation MNDCCSKLQRFAFLTCILFSLTFLTLSWSTALAQDAAADTTAAATEDAAPAEASGGDDGSGIPSSPEAIAEGESIFNNNCTVCHAINQQVVGPALAGVEQRWDDLGTLVAFIKNSQKVIQGGDEYAVNLYNEYNKTLMPAFSDYSDEQILNILGYIKAEASAPAQAEAPVGGGEGGETVVAGGGGIPSGYLTAIIVGLLVVLVLILLVLVLIISVLTRFLNQKQDLDEADREIINQKVDVQKVVKSRPFIGMMLFVFLAITVKLVLDGLFSVGVQQGYQPKQPIPFSHALHAGQYEIECQYCHTGVMKAKSANIPSANICMNCHQQIKTESPHIQKIYAAIDFDPETQTYGNNKKPIEWVRIHNLPDLAYFNHAQHVNVGGLECQTCHGEIQEMEVVYQASELTMGWCINCHRETQVNAKDNAYYDKLLELHNSENPKEPMRVEDIGGLECSKCHY, from the coding sequence ATGAACGACTGTTGCTCGAAACTACAAAGATTCGCTTTTTTAACTTGTATTCTTTTCTCACTCACCTTCCTTACGCTTTCTTGGTCTACTGCTCTTGCTCAAGATGCAGCGGCAGATACAACCGCGGCAGCTACTGAGGATGCTGCTCCGGCGGAGGCTAGTGGAGGTGATGACGGAAGTGGTATACCCTCCAGTCCGGAGGCTATTGCTGAAGGAGAAAGCATCTTTAATAATAACTGTACGGTTTGTCACGCCATCAACCAACAAGTGGTAGGTCCGGCTCTAGCTGGGGTAGAACAGCGGTGGGACGATCTGGGAACATTGGTAGCGTTTATCAAAAATTCTCAGAAGGTCATCCAAGGTGGAGACGAGTACGCCGTGAACTTGTACAACGAATACAATAAAACGCTGATGCCCGCCTTCTCGGATTACTCTGATGAGCAAATACTTAACATCTTAGGCTACATTAAGGCCGAAGCTTCGGCACCAGCTCAGGCTGAAGCTCCAGTTGGTGGGGGCGAAGGTGGTGAAACTGTAGTAGCTGGCGGGGGCGGTATTCCTTCTGGCTACCTCACGGCTATCATTGTTGGCTTATTGGTGGTGTTAGTGCTTATTTTATTGGTACTGGTGCTTATCATTTCGGTGCTCACCCGATTCCTGAATCAGAAGCAAGACTTAGACGAAGCTGACCGAGAGATTATTAACCAAAAGGTTGATGTTCAGAAGGTGGTGAAGAGTCGTCCATTTATTGGGATGATGCTCTTCGTCTTCCTGGCTATCACGGTGAAATTAGTGCTCGATGGGCTGTTCTCAGTAGGAGTGCAACAGGGCTATCAGCCTAAGCAACCTATTCCTTTCTCGCACGCTCTGCACGCCGGACAATACGAGATCGAGTGCCAGTACTGCCACACCGGAGTAATGAAGGCCAAATCAGCGAATATTCCTTCGGCCAATATCTGTATGAACTGCCATCAGCAGATCAAAACGGAGTCGCCACATATTCAGAAAATCTACGCTGCCATTGACTTTGACCCGGAGACCCAAACCTACGGTAATAACAAAAAGCCTATTGAGTGGGTACGTATTCATAACTTGCCTGACTTAGCTTACTTCAACCACGCTCAACACGTAAATGTGGGTGGTTTGGAATGCCAAACGTGTCATGGTGAAATTCAGGAAATGGAAGTGGTATATCAAGCATCTGAACTTACGATGGGCTGGTGTATCAACTGCCACCGCGAAACCCAGGTCAATGCCAAGGATAATGCTTACTATGATAAGCTGCTGGAACTACACAACTCTGAAAACCCGAAAGAACCCATGAGGGTGGAAGATATTGGTGGTTTGGAGTGCTCTAAGTGCCATTACTAA
- a CDS encoding DUF4302 domain-containing protein, translating to MRNYRYIVFSVVLLLVGACRSTEEELLFEQTADERVEAAITGLEQSLTAPTNGWILRYRPVPESGSYVVLLNFDEQGNVRIQTDFGENDNEFYDQTITYRVDNSMGLELIFETYSFFSFLFEQGGATFEAEYELDYVNETPDGALVFRSKTDLTAITTLAFEPAPENAEGFLGRTVNTNLENLSESLGVISPVYRLNYANRDLSLFISLNTALRTLSFTSASTLSGERSQGVNFSTGYTVQGSSIVLDEPLVGNFLNNSVNIPAINFQDMTDASPIEVCDQPFNIQQYQGTIAESDDAIALQPTLSSPGGANFRNDFNLFRCPLGLIYDNGVSVGQQVVNDIEGVQQLQLYYANRAQNPFIAMGFLVVNESGSATFALKDFTTTNVGNQYQFDFAPEFTLYNDTTAVVDTLAMSTYLNRLTEGGQTRVIRTDSERYEFFNPCNGWSFVFFADTP from the coding sequence ATGAGAAATTATAGATATATTGTATTTAGTGTAGTACTGCTACTGGTGGGGGCATGTCGTAGTACAGAAGAAGAGTTACTTTTTGAACAAACTGCTGATGAGCGGGTAGAAGCGGCTATCACGGGTTTAGAACAAAGTTTAACCGCCCCAACGAATGGATGGATATTGCGCTATCGGCCTGTGCCGGAATCTGGTTCGTACGTAGTGCTACTCAATTTTGACGAGCAGGGTAACGTACGCATTCAAACCGACTTTGGAGAGAATGATAATGAGTTCTACGATCAAACGATAACGTACCGGGTAGACAACTCTATGGGGTTAGAGCTAATTTTTGAAACCTACTCTTTTTTTAGCTTTCTGTTTGAACAAGGCGGAGCTACCTTTGAGGCTGAATATGAGCTTGACTACGTGAATGAAACCCCCGATGGTGCATTAGTTTTTAGAAGCAAAACCGACCTTACTGCCATCACAACGTTAGCGTTTGAACCAGCACCCGAGAATGCTGAAGGTTTTTTGGGGCGAACGGTTAATACTAATTTAGAGAACCTGTCTGAAAGTTTAGGAGTAATTTCTCCGGTATATCGCCTAAACTACGCTAATCGGGATTTATCGCTGTTTATATCGCTCAATACTGCTTTACGTACGCTTAGTTTTACTTCAGCATCTACATTGTCAGGGGAGCGTAGCCAGGGTGTTAACTTCTCTACTGGGTACACTGTCCAAGGTAGCTCTATTGTATTGGATGAACCACTAGTAGGTAACTTTCTGAACAATAGCGTGAATATTCCAGCGATTAATTTTCAAGATATGACTGACGCATCTCCCATTGAGGTTTGTGACCAACCTTTCAATATTCAGCAGTACCAAGGAACTATCGCTGAATCTGATGATGCAATTGCTTTACAACCAACGTTGTCGAGTCCGGGTGGGGCCAACTTTAGAAATGACTTCAATCTCTTCCGCTGCCCACTAGGCCTTATCTATGATAATGGGGTTTCGGTGGGGCAGCAAGTAGTGAATGATATTGAGGGGGTACAGCAATTGCAGTTGTACTACGCGAACCGAGCGCAAAATCCCTTCATAGCGATGGGTTTTTTGGTAGTCAACGAAAGCGGTTCAGCTACATTCGCCCTGAAAGATTTTACAACTACTAATGTGGGTAATCAGTATCAATTTGATTTTGCTCCTGAGTTCACACTATATAACGATACTACGGCGGTGGTAGATACTTTAGCCATGAGCACCTACTTAAATAGGTTAACCGAAGGGGGGCAAACCCGGGTAATTAGGACGGACTCCGAGCGATACGAGTTTTTCAACCCTTGTAATGGGTGGAGTTTCGTGTTCTTTGCTGATACACCATAA